The following coding sequences lie in one Euhalothece natronophila Z-M001 genomic window:
- a CDS encoding plasmid replication protein, CyRepA1 family, with amino-acid sequence MTDWTPFQPVPHASAIAACLKQIPSHWSLTPLWEKRPYREGWQQEPFIPHQEIARLLQEGEQRVSKRTGQPYHAFCSGYGLRLGDPSEGLLAVDIDGSSADRLLKALAQESLPETVTWTSGKPGRRQLLYQIPQAYRERLQSFRRKTLTEWETVTTCAGELLEFRYNQHQSVLPPSFHRQTGEYRWLLSPEDQEIAIAPTWLCEFLDPTYSPQGKTKSPASGSGIRSIYTGVTGNSQLSQIIDKATSRLSLEEIYHWSGHQFQEIGETWRGYCPRHQSQSGTAFTVNRHTGEWYCFGCEVGGGALQYRHFLQGGNGLPRGKTVQTLATELATEAGLDPHLATPHQTYEATEIINQPYFNWETPSEGTLMAVKSRLGSGKTTWLAQVVAELRDEGWLALGHRNSLLLQSSQRWGFVHLQTEQAFDLINVPNSQLALCVDSLHHFSPEAFAGKNIILDEAIAVVTHLLTGDTLKQKRDKILQRFGEALQQAKRIFCLDGMLTDWCVDYLYQLAGRDRPLIKVENCYQGTPLQVKFLQDTYDEKGNKKRSDRSALLQQLWLSSKPVICTDSQLEAEALDQLLADTGKQGIRIDSKTISEPEIQTFLKSPNQYITTHCPDYLIYTPAAEAGIDISLKNYFSDQFCLFFGVLQTNAQLQMMSRLRDVDVTRWLWCSHYGQLNKQTVQFQFPEPLLEAIQSLILKTGNTLLAGDDTTAVVEEFIKEVTDATQDNHHQTFCILRAIHNHQQSYLWESLYQILLQEGHEVELVTLDRSSDAKQQEKEAKEAIKLKNAETIYQGKTQQGKLEQELLKKQLPNIEKSSIWTPHFIKKVFYDDRDFITKQERLWLIYHPEIAQEMMQSFWYSGIEPNLSSKVYQQLSLIQGLISLNLPPLLASEKCWTNHSPELQQLQHKIQETTLASTVKVTAKQATPIQVFRHVLRLVGVKLTRQNGGYYILGKQWQEPERLAVLACLDRRFSLFKKDYPAVSTKWR; translated from the coding sequence ATGACTGATTGGACTCCTTTTCAGCCTGTTCCCCATGCGAGCGCGATCGCGGCTTGTTTGAAACAAATCCCCTCCCATTGGAGTTTAACCCCTCTCTGGGAAAAACGTCCTTATCGCGAAGGATGGCAACAAGAACCCTTTATCCCCCACCAAGAGATTGCGAGGCTATTACAGGAGGGAGAACAACGGGTTAGTAAGCGCACTGGTCAACCCTATCATGCTTTTTGTTCGGGCTATGGGTTAAGATTAGGAGATCCCTCTGAGGGGCTGCTCGCTGTTGATATTGATGGCAGCAGCGCTGACCGATTATTAAAGGCTTTAGCCCAAGAGTCACTGCCAGAAACGGTAACTTGGACATCGGGAAAACCCGGTCGCCGCCAACTGCTTTATCAAATTCCTCAAGCCTATCGAGAGAGGTTACAGTCCTTTCGACGGAAAACCTTGACGGAATGGGAGACGGTGACAACCTGTGCAGGGGAATTACTGGAATTTCGTTATAATCAGCATCAATCAGTGTTACCGCCGTCCTTTCATCGGCAAACTGGGGAGTATCGGTGGTTGCTGTCGCCTGAAGACCAAGAAATCGCGATCGCGCCCACTTGGCTGTGTGAATTTCTAGACCCAACCTATTCTCCACAAGGCAAAACCAAATCTCCTGCTTCTGGAAGCGGGATACGCTCAATCTACACTGGAGTTACGGGGAATAGTCAATTAAGCCAAATTATTGATAAAGCAACCAGTCGCCTTAGCCTAGAAGAAATTTATCACTGGTCAGGACATCAATTTCAGGAAATCGGGGAAACATGGCGCGGTTATTGCCCAAGACATCAATCGCAAAGTGGAACGGCGTTTACCGTAAATCGTCACACAGGAGAATGGTATTGCTTTGGCTGTGAAGTGGGGGGCGGGGCGTTACAATATCGCCACTTTTTACAGGGGGGAAATGGACTCCCTAGAGGGAAAACCGTGCAGACGTTAGCCACCGAATTAGCCACGGAAGCAGGGTTAGATCCCCATCTCGCTACACCTCATCAAACCTATGAAGCAACCGAGATCATTAATCAACCTTATTTTAATTGGGAAACTCCCTCCGAAGGCACTCTCATGGCCGTTAAATCAAGGTTAGGCAGTGGGAAAACCACTTGGTTAGCGCAAGTTGTGGCGGAACTCAGAGACGAAGGCTGGTTAGCCCTCGGACATCGCAATTCCCTCTTACTCCAGTCTTCTCAGCGTTGGGGCTTTGTTCATCTCCAAACCGAACAAGCCTTTGATCTCATTAACGTTCCCAATTCCCAGCTTGCCCTATGTGTGGATAGTTTACACCATTTTTCTCCTGAAGCCTTTGCCGGTAAAAATATCATTCTTGATGAAGCTATAGCTGTGGTGACTCATCTTTTAACGGGCGACACGCTAAAACAGAAGCGAGACAAAATTCTCCAACGCTTTGGGGAAGCCCTTCAACAAGCAAAACGGATTTTTTGTTTAGATGGGATGTTAACAGATTGGTGTGTGGACTATCTTTATCAGTTAGCCGGACGCGATCGCCCTTTGATTAAAGTGGAAAATTGTTATCAAGGGACACCCTTACAAGTGAAGTTTCTCCAAGATACGTATGATGAAAAAGGAAACAAAAAACGCAGCGATCGCTCTGCCTTATTACAACAATTGTGGCTATCATCAAAGCCAGTTATCTGTACTGATAGTCAACTGGAAGCAGAAGCCTTAGATCAACTTTTAGCCGACACTGGAAAGCAGGGAATACGGATTGATTCTAAAACCATTTCCGAGCCTGAAATTCAAACCTTTCTCAAATCTCCTAATCAGTATATTACCACTCACTGCCCTGATTATTTAATTTATACCCCGGCTGCGGAGGCGGGAATTGATATTAGTCTCAAGAACTATTTTAGTGATCAATTTTGTCTCTTTTTTGGCGTTCTCCAAACCAATGCTCAATTACAAATGATGAGTCGGTTACGAGATGTGGATGTTACTCGCTGGCTTTGGTGTTCTCATTATGGGCAACTCAATAAGCAAACAGTTCAGTTTCAATTTCCAGAACCATTATTGGAAGCAATTCAATCGTTAATCTTAAAAACAGGAAATACGCTTTTAGCAGGTGACGATACTACAGCAGTGGTAGAAGAATTTATTAAAGAGGTGACAGATGCAACGCAAGATAATCATCATCAAACATTTTGTATTTTAAGAGCGATTCATAATCATCAACAGTCTTATCTTTGGGAATCTTTGTATCAAATTTTGCTTCAGGAAGGTCATGAAGTGGAATTAGTTACCTTAGATAGATCTTCCGATGCGAAACAACAGGAAAAAGAAGCAAAAGAGGCGATTAAATTAAAAAATGCAGAGACAATTTATCAAGGAAAAACACAACAGGGTAAACTTGAACAAGAATTACTAAAAAAACAACTTCCTAATATCGAAAAAAGTTCTATTTGGACACCCCATTTTATTAAAAAAGTTTTTTATGATGATCGCGATTTTATTACAAAACAAGAACGATTGTGGTTGATTTATCATCCCGAAATTGCTCAGGAGATGATGCAGTCTTTTTGGTATTCAGGAATTGAACCTAATTTAAGTTCAAAGGTGTATCAACAGTTATCTCTGATTCAAGGATTAATTAGCCTCAATTTACCTCCTTTATTAGCGTCTGAAAAATGTTGGACAAATCACTCTCCAGAATTACAACAGTTGCAACATAAAATTCAAGAAACTACTTTAGCTTCGACAGTAAAAGTAACAGCTAAACAAGCAACACCGATTCAGGTATTTCGTCACGTTTTACGGTTAGTTGGTGTTAAATTAACTCGTCAAAACGGGGGGTATTATATTCTGGGAAAACAATGGCAAGAACCTGAACGCTTGGCGGTTTTAGCTTGTTTAGATCGACGTTTCTCCCTCTTTAAAAAGGACTACCCTGCTGTTTCCACAAAATGGCGTTAG
- a CDS encoding DNA phosphorothioation-associated putative methyltransferase, which yields MTQLDQETWLNELIRLSRETSVGKQLPNAFYVHVSALPALCETLQAYEQKARSVVEKDIAEATLIKYSFSEPKISYLFYPDFDRVAHPPLKASLQVNLVTLEVSYRSYHDTVNPPILHRKETFVTPEYPYYQTFVQLTQQEKALGLLTQSRYIGTQREWEQKLRDRAVEIQGHQVISHQATHQKKPKIERHKAAIVRHQISRPVRVALEAELFTEGTTFFDYGCGYGGDIERIAEKGYDSRGWDPYYSPDTPLVEADIVNLGYVINVIEDTQERREALINAWKLTRRVLIVSAQVLINDSSNRQVAYGDGVITRRNTFQKYYEQEELKAYIDQVLGVDALPIGLGVYLVFRDSRQAETFRASRFRSHAKTPRLQKRVRRFEDYQTLLTPLMDFMTERGRLPAKGELPEESQIKAELGGLRRAFKVILQATNQEDWNAITQQRSEELKLYLATALLTHRPKFKDFSATVRQDIKGLFGSFKQACAEAEAMLFSLSDQEVIEQLCRESKIGLKLSKSLLVHISSLEELDPLLRLYEACASRTVGRLENVTVIQFYLAKPKIAYLSYPEFDRDPHPPLKAKMEINLGDLNVYYTEYNQNNPPLLHEKDKLVSSDYPLYEKFARLTQQERDWGLLDDFKAIRDRRGWLKCLEEHGAELKNHHLRWRKDLDLYRLKILKSQVQQRRRQQKKSQ from the coding sequence ATGACTCAATTGGATCAGGAAACCTGGCTAAATGAACTTATCAGATTATCTCGGGAAACTTCAGTGGGAAAACAGCTTCCTAATGCCTTTTATGTCCATGTCAGTGCCTTACCTGCCCTTTGCGAAACGTTACAAGCCTATGAACAGAAGGCGCGCTCAGTGGTGGAAAAAGACATTGCAGAGGCAACCCTAATTAAGTACAGCTTTAGTGAGCCGAAGATTTCTTACCTATTTTATCCCGACTTTGATCGCGTTGCCCATCCTCCCCTAAAAGCTAGCTTACAGGTAAACTTAGTGACCCTTGAGGTGAGTTATCGTAGCTATCACGATACAGTAAACCCTCCCATTCTCCATCGCAAAGAAACCTTTGTCACGCCAGAGTATCCCTATTATCAAACATTTGTCCAACTGACTCAACAAGAAAAAGCCCTCGGATTATTAACTCAATCTCGCTACATTGGAACTCAACGGGAATGGGAACAAAAATTGCGCGATCGCGCTGTAGAAATCCAAGGTCATCAAGTGATTTCTCATCAAGCCACCCACCAGAAAAAGCCCAAAATTGAACGCCACAAAGCAGCCATTGTTCGTCATCAAATCTCTCGTCCGGTTCGAGTTGCTTTAGAAGCAGAATTATTTACAGAAGGAACCACTTTCTTTGACTACGGTTGTGGATATGGGGGAGATATTGAACGCATTGCAGAAAAAGGATATGACAGTCGTGGCTGGGATCCCTATTACTCTCCTGACACCCCCTTAGTTGAAGCTGATATTGTCAATTTGGGTTATGTCATTAACGTTATTGAAGACACTCAAGAAAGACGAGAAGCCCTAATTAATGCTTGGAAACTCACGCGTCGGGTTTTAATTGTTTCGGCGCAAGTCCTAATTAACGATTCTAGCAACAGACAAGTAGCCTATGGGGATGGGGTAATTACGCGGCGTAATACCTTTCAAAAATACTACGAACAAGAAGAACTCAAAGCCTATATTGATCAAGTTTTAGGGGTTGATGCATTACCCATTGGCTTAGGGGTTTATTTAGTCTTTCGAGATTCCAGACAAGCGGAAACATTTCGCGCCAGTCGATTTCGTTCTCACGCCAAAACTCCCCGTTTACAAAAACGAGTCCGTCGCTTTGAAGACTATCAGACTTTATTAACTCCCCTTATGGATTTTATGACGGAACGGGGACGTTTACCCGCCAAAGGAGAACTCCCTGAAGAATCCCAAATTAAAGCTGAATTAGGGGGATTACGGAGGGCTTTTAAGGTGATTTTACAAGCGACAAACCAAGAAGACTGGAACGCGATCACACAACAGCGTAGCGAAGAACTAAAACTCTATTTAGCCACTGCTTTACTTACGCATCGTCCTAAATTTAAAGACTTTTCGGCTACTGTACGCCAAGATATCAAAGGGCTTTTTGGTTCCTTTAAGCAAGCCTGCGCTGAAGCTGAAGCCATGCTTTTTAGTTTAAGTGATCAAGAAGTCATTGAACAGTTATGTCGAGAAAGCAAAATTGGCTTAAAACTGAGTAAAAGTCTCCTTGTTCATATTAGCAGTCTAGAAGAATTAGATCCTTTATTAAGGCTTTATGAGGCTTGTGCCAGTCGTACTGTTGGACGCTTAGAAAATGTTACGGTGATTCAGTTTTATCTCGCAAAACCGAAAATTGCTTATTTATCTTATCCCGAATTTGATAGAGATCCTCATCCGCCGTTAAAAGCAAAAATGGAGATTAATTTAGGAGATTTAAATGTTTATTACACTGAATATAATCAAAATAATCCACCGCTTTTACACGAAAAGGATAAATTAGTTAGTTCTGATTATCCCCTTTATGAGAAATTTGCCCGCTTAACTCAACAAGAACGAGATTGGGGATTATTAGATGATTTTAAAGCGATTCGCGATCGCAGGGGTTGGTTAAAATGTCTAGAGGAGCATGGAGCAGAACTAAAAAATCATCATCTCCGTTGGCGAAAAGATCTTGACCTCTATCGTCTTAAAATTCTGAAAAGCCAAGTACAACAACGACGAAGACAGCAGAAAAAATCTCAATGA
- a CDS encoding class I SAM-dependent methyltransferase — MTESIREQFNFGPYPRIPFEQSPQSDPTVLWTHNLVTPFYLRDRQVINPADKVILDVGCGTGYGTLALAQANPEAKVIGIDLSEESIQWARSRVATHHREDIQLQVMDLQSVSRLGLTFDYINCDEVFYLSDTPVADFEALMAVLKPDGIIRANFHSAYQRADVYRGQTAFQKLGLFDHNPEAEEINTVQAVMKSLKSSVNLKSRTWKSEYEQPDATENILMNYLFQRDRGCTLSDVFSYLEQSELELIKMVNWHQWHLWDLFKNPESFPPEVAQLFSEVSETQRLELFELFHPVHRLLDFWCSRPQTEKPRPISQWRVEDWAKQWSKLQVYLHPQLRTEEFREACINSIRSQKPLALTNYLNPYLNYPVVVDTSTLNCLLPLIENSPQSLHSLLKRWLELSPRDPISLEPILPEQALAELKNILTRLEVFLYVLVAES, encoded by the coding sequence ATGACCGAAAGCATCCGAGAGCAGTTCAATTTTGGCCCCTATCCTCGTATTCCTTTTGAACAGTCCCCCCAATCTGATCCCACAGTTTTATGGACTCATAATTTAGTGACACCCTTCTATCTGCGCGATCGACAAGTGATTAATCCTGCTGACAAGGTGATACTCGATGTCGGTTGTGGCACAGGTTATGGCACATTGGCGCTTGCCCAAGCCAATCCTGAAGCAAAGGTAATAGGGATTGATCTCTCGGAAGAGTCGATTCAATGGGCGCGATCGCGCGTTGCCACTCACCACCGAGAGGACATTCAATTGCAAGTAATGGACTTACAATCCGTTTCTCGCCTCGGACTGACCTTTGATTATATTAATTGTGATGAGGTGTTTTATCTGTCTGATACCCCAGTTGCTGATTTTGAGGCACTCATGGCGGTGCTAAAACCAGATGGCATCATTCGGGCTAATTTTCACAGTGCTTACCAACGGGCTGATGTGTATCGTGGACAAACTGCTTTCCAAAAGTTAGGCTTATTTGATCACAATCCTGAAGCAGAAGAAATTAACACTGTGCAAGCAGTGATGAAATCTCTGAAGTCTTCAGTTAACCTTAAGTCTCGCACTTGGAAATCTGAGTATGAACAGCCTGATGCTACTGAAAATATTTTAATGAATTATCTTTTTCAGCGCGATCGCGGTTGTACGCTTTCTGATGTCTTCAGCTATCTGGAACAATCAGAATTAGAATTAATCAAGATGGTGAACTGGCATCAATGGCATTTATGGGACTTATTTAAAAACCCTGAGTCTTTCCCACCAGAAGTTGCCCAATTATTCTCAGAAGTTTCAGAAACCCAAAGATTAGAATTATTTGAACTGTTTCACCCCGTCCATCGGTTGTTAGACTTTTGGTGTAGCCGCCCTCAAACTGAAAAACCTCGTCCTATTTCCCAATGGCGGGTAGAGGATTGGGCTAAACAATGGTCAAAATTGCAAGTCTATCTCCATCCCCAACTCCGCACAGAAGAATTTCGAGAGGCTTGTATCAATAGTATTCGCTCCCAAAAACCCCTAGCACTAACTAACTATCTCAACCCGTATCTTAATTATCCTGTAGTTGTTGATACTTCCACTCTGAATTGCTTACTACCCTTAATTGAAAATAGTCCTCAATCTTTACACAGCCTATTAAAACGTTGGTTAGAACTTTCTCCTCGTGATCCCATCTCTCTTGAACCGATTTTACCCGAACAAGCCCTTGCAGAACTCAAAAATATTCTCACTCGTTTAGAGGTATTTCTGTATGTTTTGGTGGCAGAAAGTTAA
- a CDS encoding class I SAM-dependent methyltransferase — MSDPTPLHDQNPLGRFSSRAENYARYRPTYPETAIALILDNLGDPSELVAADIGAGTGISSRLLAEQGVSVIAVEPNAEMREAAVPHPQVTFQDGNAEATGLANESVDLIIACQAFHWFDPEPSLQEFHRILKPKGRLALMWNDWDESDQFTATYRQLIREASGRADVHHQHEQNLPLIEESELFGTLRHHRFPYHQVLDWQSLQGRALSLSYTPQTGEAHEQLMADLQLLHEQWKGERDRVAVLYYTNVYITEKV, encoded by the coding sequence ATGTCTGATCCCACTCCTCTTCATGATCAAAATCCTCTGGGGCGATTTTCCAGTCGCGCTGAAAATTATGCTCGATATCGTCCCACTTACCCAGAAACCGCGATCGCGCTGATTTTAGACAACTTAGGTGATCCCAGTGAGCTAGTGGCTGCGGATATTGGGGCTGGAACGGGAATTAGTAGCCGTTTACTTGCCGAGCAAGGGGTATCTGTTATTGCAGTTGAACCCAATGCAGAAATGAGAGAAGCGGCTGTCCCTCATCCCCAAGTCACTTTCCAAGATGGTAACGCCGAAGCCACAGGATTAGCTAATGAAAGTGTTGATCTCATCATTGCTTGTCAGGCTTTCCATTGGTTTGATCCTGAACCGAGTTTGCAAGAGTTTCATCGGATTCTGAAACCTAAAGGACGATTGGCTTTAATGTGGAATGATTGGGATGAATCGGATCAGTTTACAGCTACCTATCGCCAGCTAATTCGAGAAGCCTCAGGAAGGGCAGATGTCCATCATCAGCATGAACAAAATCTACCTCTGATTGAAGAAAGTGAACTCTTTGGGACATTACGTCATCACCGTTTTCCTTATCATCAAGTTTTAGATTGGCAAAGTTTACAGGGACGCGCCTTAAGTTTGTCTTATACGCCTCAAACAGGGGAAGCCCATGAGCAATTGATGGCAGACTTGCAGTTACTCCATGAACAGTGGAAAGGAGAGCGCGATCGCGTAGCAGTTTTGTACTATACAAATGTTTACATCACGGAAAAAGTATGA
- the phnE gene encoding phosphonate ABC transporter, permease protein PhnE produces the protein MTKMISTPERLKSKQPNRFQMPSISWLIVIAIILGFFARGVYSAEMTPGRIIAGIGNIGEFIAEAVPPDLTRFENYFWAIVETFEMALVGTVAGVILSLPVALLASDNTTPNQVVRLVTRNLVAAVRTIPELVWALIFVIAIGLGPAAGIFTLTIDTIGFCGRFFSERIEEIPPGPVDALRATGSSQFGITLGAIFPVAFPSMVATSLYALEKAIRSAVILGIVGAGGIGVELETAMTMFRYDEALTIIILIWLVVLGSEQFSTIVRRRVI, from the coding sequence ATGACGAAAATGATTAGCACTCCAGAACGATTAAAGAGTAAACAGCCAAATCGCTTTCAGATGCCTTCTATTTCTTGGCTGATTGTCATTGCTATTATTTTGGGATTTTTCGCCCGTGGGGTTTACAGTGCTGAAATGACCCCAGGTCGGATTATTGCTGGTATTGGCAATATTGGGGAATTTATTGCCGAAGCAGTTCCTCCAGACTTGACGCGCTTTGAAAACTATTTCTGGGCAATTGTAGAAACCTTTGAAATGGCTTTAGTGGGAACAGTTGCTGGGGTAATTTTAAGTTTACCCGTTGCTCTGTTAGCCTCCGATAATACGACCCCGAATCAAGTGGTGCGTTTAGTCACTCGTAACCTCGTCGCAGCGGTGCGAACGATTCCCGAGTTAGTTTGGGCTTTAATTTTTGTCATTGCCATTGGTTTGGGGCCAGCAGCGGGGATTTTTACCCTTACCATTGATACCATTGGTTTCTGTGGTCGTTTCTTCTCAGAACGGATTGAGGAAATTCCCCCTGGTCCAGTGGATGCTTTGCGAGCAACGGGTTCGTCTCAATTCGGGATTACACTTGGGGCAATTTTTCCTGTGGCGTTCCCCTCAATGGTGGCGACCAGTTTGTATGCTCTGGAAAAAGCCATTCGCTCGGCAGTGATTCTTGGAATTGTTGGTGCTGGCGGTATTGGTGTGGAATTAGAAACCGCCATGACTATGTTCCGCTATGATGAAGCCCTAACGATTATTATTCTAATTTGGCTCGTGGTTTTAGGATCAGAGCAATTTTCCACTATTGTTCGCCGTCGCGTTATTTAA
- the phnC gene encoding phosphonate ABC transporter ATP-binding protein has protein sequence MIPLSIHQVKKQYPDGTQAVKGVSFNINPGEGTILLGSNGSGKTTLLRCMNGLETATTGSIYVDDIDVVAAKKRKDHRKIKRVRQQVGMVFQRFELIGNLGVLQNVLFGSLGRIRKPWEMFTSTATKEERDRAMECLDRVGLSDYAGQRARSLSGGQQQRVGIARMLLQEPQIVLADEPIASLDPKSGREVMNLLWEIVRERNLTVVCALHQLAIAQEYGDRLIGMRHGNLVMDSAEKSVSTEELNHLYDDDEEEEEATAAVEAEMTS, from the coding sequence ATGATTCCGCTTTCAATTCATCAAGTTAAGAAGCAGTATCCAGACGGAACGCAAGCTGTAAAAGGAGTGAGCTTTAATATTAACCCTGGTGAAGGAACAATTTTACTCGGATCAAATGGTTCAGGGAAAACTACCCTTCTGCGCTGTATGAATGGCTTAGAAACCGCAACTACAGGCAGCATCTATGTGGATGATATTGATGTGGTAGCAGCCAAGAAAAGGAAAGATCATCGCAAAATTAAACGGGTACGCCAACAGGTGGGAATGGTTTTCCAAAGGTTTGAACTAATTGGTAATTTAGGGGTTCTGCAAAATGTTCTCTTTGGCTCATTAGGACGGATTCGCAAGCCTTGGGAAATGTTTACCTCCACTGCCACTAAAGAAGAGCGCGATCGCGCTATGGAATGTTTAGACCGAGTCGGACTCAGTGATTATGCTGGGCAACGGGCAAGAAGTTTATCTGGCGGACAACAGCAACGAGTCGGAATTGCTCGGATGTTACTCCAAGAGCCACAAATTGTCCTCGCCGACGAACCCATTGCCAGTCTTGATCCCAAGTCAGGTCGGGAAGTGATGAACTTATTGTGGGAAATTGTTCGCGAACGAAACTTAACGGTGGTTTGCGCTCTGCACCAATTAGCCATTGCTCAAGAATACGGCGATCGCTTAATTGGAATGCGTCATGGGAATTTAGTGATGGATAGCGCAGAAAAATCAGTTTCAACAGAAGAATTGAATCACCTTTACGACGATGACGAGGAAGAAGAAGAAGCAACAGCAGCAGTGGAAGCGGAGATGACCTCATGA
- a CDS encoding PhnD/SsuA/transferrin family substrate-binding protein, whose amino-acid sequence MNLHIQLKTKRLAAVTSALAVLIASCNGGGTGGGEMTGAGGACPDTLRFADTGTEGMEELRRDFEEFQSVMAEILEVEFEFFAVSDRTIGAAAVDADQVDILLAGPAEYVAIGSRVDINPVVGIRRPGYNSNIVVLPDSDIEDPDDLHGKDIALKDAGSTSGHIGPLALIEGELGIDPETEVNARLLGDARIEAFIAGDVDAFAAGTSDIRRLDERYGEDSYRMLVEGPDLPSDVIMTSDRISEECNEEILERVLDNEEEVLDALFASDVKYEDSSLHSVTDDEYDVMRDAFRAAGYSLEDLEDEL is encoded by the coding sequence ATGAATTTACATATTCAGTTAAAAACAAAACGGTTGGCAGCAGTTACCTCTGCTTTAGCCGTACTCATCGCCTCCTGTAATGGAGGTGGAACTGGTGGCGGTGAAATGACTGGCGCTGGTGGTGCTTGCCCAGATACCTTACGGTTCGCGGATACTGGCACAGAAGGGATGGAAGAACTGCGACGGGACTTTGAAGAATTTCAGTCCGTCATGGCAGAAATTTTAGAAGTTGAGTTTGAGTTCTTTGCTGTCTCTGACCGTACCATTGGAGCCGCCGCCGTTGATGCTGATCAAGTAGATATTCTGTTAGCTGGACCGGCTGAATATGTTGCCATCGGCTCACGAGTGGACATTAATCCTGTAGTGGGGATTCGTCGCCCTGGGTATAACTCTAACATTGTCGTCTTGCCTGATAGTGACATTGAAGATCCTGATGATCTACACGGTAAAGATATTGCGCTTAAAGATGCTGGCTCAACCAGTGGTCATATTGGCCCCCTTGCCCTAATTGAAGGAGAATTGGGGATCGACCCAGAAACAGAAGTCAATGCTCGTCTTTTAGGAGATGCCAGAATTGAAGCCTTTATTGCAGGGGATGTGGATGCCTTTGCCGCTGGAACCAGTGATATTCGTCGTCTTGATGAACGTTATGGTGAAGATTCTTATCGGATGCTGGTTGAAGGGCCGGATCTTCCTTCAGATGTAATTATGACCAGTGATCGCATCTCTGAAGAATGTAATGAGGAAATTTTAGAGCGAGTCCTTGACAATGAGGAGGAAGTTCTCGATGCGCTATTTGCCTCTGATGTAAAATATGAGGACTCGAGCTTGCATTCAGTAACAGACGATGAATATGACGTAATGAGAGACGCATTTCGCGCTGCTGGGTATAGCTTGGAAGACTTAGAAGACGAACTTTAA
- a CDS encoding GNAT family N-acetyltransferase, giving the protein MEIQGITPSGEKVDYLPMSLQRHNPEQVANLIYASSPELFSLMFGSQATQNLTQLVQGSENKFSYQYVRVAQISKQVVGIAIIIPAKKLSINTDFKRLNYPQQLRLGLLERLLFPFVLQQDYPEGSFYLANLAVTSRYRNQGIGRQLLSNCIDEASNYSGSLYISVDVENVRAKKLYESMGFQFVQEKVINLGRWRVGSLVLALSA; this is encoded by the coding sequence ATGGAAATTCAAGGCATTACTCCCTCTGGTGAAAAAGTTGATTATCTCCCCATGTCTTTGCAGCGGCATAATCCAGAACAAGTTGCTAACTTAATTTATGCGTCATCACCCGAGTTATTTTCTCTAATGTTTGGTTCTCAGGCGACTCAGAATCTGACTCAATTAGTCCAAGGTTCTGAGAATAAGTTTAGCTATCAATATGTTCGTGTTGCCCAAATAAGCAAACAAGTGGTGGGAATAGCGATTATTATTCCTGCCAAAAAGCTATCGATCAATACTGACTTTAAACGATTAAATTACCCTCAACAATTGCGGTTGGGATTACTCGAACGCTTGCTTTTTCCTTTTGTCTTACAGCAAGATTATCCTGAGGGCAGCTTTTATCTCGCTAATTTAGCTGTAACTTCCAGATATCGCAATCAAGGGATTGGGAGACAATTACTTTCCAATTGTATTGATGAAGCTAGTAATTATTCAGGATCACTTTATATCAGCGTTGATGTTGAGAATGTGAGGGCTAAAAAACTATATGAATCAATGGGCTTTCAGTTTGTGCAAGAGAAAGTGATCAACTTGGGAAGATGGAGAGTTGGTTCTTTGGTTTTAGCCTTATCAGCTTGA